From the genome of Ziziphus jujuba cultivar Dongzao chromosome 4, ASM3175591v1:
TATAAGCTTAGCAGTTACTAAAATGCCTGGGAAAGTGTCACTACAAGAAAGTAGTCAGGTTACTATTGTCATGAAAAGAAGCTAGACTGTGGGATGCAAAAGGAAATTTTTGaggtatcatatttttatttctggaaaagttataatttttattttcttcttcataaATTTTCTCATATGTTTGTTATTTATCTAGTACACCCTTTGGAATTGCATAATAAAGTGGATTTGTGAAGCTAAAATTCGGCATCCAAACATAATTTCTCTGTTGGGGGTGTAGTACTCAAGGTGATACAAGGTTTTTTATCTATCAACTGATGCATAATGGATCTTTGGAAGCACATTTTCATGATAAGACATATATATCATTCTTTGTGTTAAAACTTGTTGTAACAGGCATGTTTATTGGCCTTTAATTGAGGAGTTACAAGAGTTACAAAAGTTTTGAATGAATTTGTAATTGAGTACTTATTTagccttttttgttttaatttgtattaaaaatgtttttaaacttgtattaaaaaagttttgtAACTCCTATGATTCTTGTGGGCTAAATGTATATGTCATACCCCAAGTCTATATATTCGAAATGCGATAAAAGTCATACTTATAACACTTAAAAGAAGTTATAATGCCGAACATAAAAATCTCCaaacatcattaataaataatatctaaaatatatcTCCAAAAAATGGACTAAAAATAAACTCCAACACCCAAAAGGTCTTTCAagctaactaatataaaaataaaaacaactaagCACCATTATCATATGCCAAATCCAGCTACCTTGAAACTATAGAGTACttgaaaccataacaataaataatgagtataaaactcagcaagctactgggtttttcataattataaaataagaaaatacttaaaatcataacaaataaatatccaaaaataatctttaacaaTATAAACATGATTTTCATTTAAACTCTAATTGTTAAGTATTTAGTAGGATTttccataacataatattacccGTCAGTAATCCGAAATCCTAAATCCGAATAAACTCGTGTGTGAGGCATGTAATAAGTggggaaacataaattttaaaaacaaacactcaCACCCGAAGGTATGAGCCATACCCCTACTGTGATCAGCAGCAGGTCCTCCTACATGAAACAATATGTCTAAACGTGAAGGTAAAGAACCATAAATCACTAGGAAATATCCTTACATGATTCATCTCAACACCCGAAAATATATCATAACATATCCATAAATGCCTACTAAATATTAACAACCAGAGCAAAAACACATATATCAATAATGCAATAATTTCTTTgcacaatatatatgtatttcataaaacataaacttacagaaaacataataaatcaacaatataagtatatatttgctatggtttcagttttaaaaagttcataacttaccttgatcagcaaagtCCATAAAAGATTAACAACCTATGAATAATACTAATAGTCTCTAATCCGTATAAAACAGAACCATCATATACCATAAATATCTTACATATAAATCCCATATCAAGCtcttaaattcaaactaaatgaataagagttgatacTGTAAGATTATCATAGCCTAATCcttaaatcttaaaatcaaaagcttagaacaagatcaaatcaccaaatgccgaataaaaacctattaatccataaaTAGTCTCTCAACATGAatttaattccttattcaaacgaTATCATCTAAGTCTGAAAATTTATGAGGATATTGTACACATGCATAAGTAACTgtgattaaaacaatttcataaaataataatgaaaaactattcaaaactcattgaaaagttaacaaagaaaatactgaaactattagattttcagAAACCTTCATTCAATGCTCAAATTGTTTCTCTTTCACGAAATTTcgtattcatttgaaattttacaaattaaaactagacacttatatatactactataaaattttaaaagccaaaaaacatcgaaaatatggtcaaattaaatttagtaactaATTGACGGAAACTTAAAATCAGCAATTCACAGGGAAACCTGTCTAtacaaaaattcattaaaactaaaatacaattccaaaagcagtaatattttacaattttttaactatatatagtaataatgctatataaaaattattaggtcaaatagagatcgaaaactattttaaatcgaattttattctttactaaATGGATCAGAAAATAAACTCAGACAAATGGATGTAGGTaactcagaaaatcaccacggACAACATATAACGAATTTGaagacaaatttttttatagtaataTTATACAATCTATGATAAAGTAtacaaattttcagataaaaataaTCTCTTTTGGatctattttgaaatttttacttaCGAAGCATACTGAAATCGTACAGAAAAACCAAACAGAatgcataaattcaaaatttcataataaattgaaaaaagatcTGAATCGCCCCAAATAAATTTCTAGTGATTCATAAACATGTCTATTgtcatccataaaaattttaatgccaaaataaacctttaaatattttaaataaattcgaaCAATCACTCTGTACATATCCCAAATAAATTTCAGATTAGGGTTTCAACAACAACTCTTCGATTCAACCTTAATCAATACTTCTATAATCCCAAAACATCTCAGATAATATCATGTAACATAAAAAAGATCAGAAAACCAACCTTGATCACTTGAAAGATTTAGGATCTTCCTTCCTATGCTCCAAAATTTGTTCAGAAATTTCAAAATCTCCAAAAATACTTTATCCCGAACAACCTTAAAAGACTacaaaaaccctaaattaagATTGGAAGCCTTTAATATTAACCCTAATAGCTTTTAGGGCTAGAAGAAGAAGACTTACCCGACACCCTAGCGGcgcaaagttgaaaacaacgtaaaagtaaaacaaatgtattttctcattcttttaaaaaaacgaaaatagaataaatacccttaaatatttatttttttcaatttcctaataaaattgaaatgtacttataaccaaacctattaggataaaaattctattttttttcttttaaaaataaaagttataaaaccttttttttttactatacatatatatatatatatacccgtATATTACAGTATAAGTGGTTCTTTCTCATAGTTGACCCCACCAAAAaccaaagagaaaaataatatagtatattttctatcttcttctccTAAAATTCTAAGAAAGTctaaatttgtagtatgatagagGAAGGCATAGATTAAGTTCGTAGTAGAGAGCTTTAGAGATGCTTAATTTAAAAACTCTAATCGATTTGTTGTATTTTGAAAGACAGTCATTACAGTATTATATACACCTTGTGAGACGAATCTATCTTAAAAATACTGTAGAATACAAGTCTTGAATTCAGATTAATTTCTGTGGATTTTGCTAATTTTACCgggtttttaatatttaatatttgtaattttgtttcactGAATTTAAGTATTGTgttacaattattttatttgttctgaatatttataataaaggaATATTTTTTTCTGTTCACATTTATAACACTTTGATTTATAGAAGCCAATAAACTCTAAGTCATATGGTGCTAATATACAGGTTCTTTGAATTGAAACATAGATGTATCTTAAAAAACACTAAAAACGAATTATATAGTCGGGCTAAAACAACTTGTTAAACATATCTCTAGTAAAAGTCACAATAATGAAAATCCATTTTCTAAACGGAGAAtgaaaatgaacaatgaagaagAGTAAAcaagtaatttttatttagacAACAGTGGCGATTCGTCTAACGATAAAGCAACATCAATAGATGTGGACGGGTTTGACCCAACTGTGGTGGAAACATCCCAAGGCTCTGTTATTTCAGTCGTCACATATTCAACTTCTTCATAACTCTGTAGATCAGCAACAGTTTTGATTGACTTCTGAATAGCCTCCAACTCCGTTGCCACTTCTTTCATTGTAGGTCGGTACCTTCCATTCAAATACAAGCATCTTTTTACAAGGTTAGCAACTCCCCACATCTCTTCATTTTTTCCCTCCTTGAGGATTTGAGGATCAATTATATCAAATAAACGATTCTCCTCCATGCACATGATGAAATAAGTTGCGAGACTTCGTCCTTCTTCTAACCTCTTTAAACAAATCGGTTTTTGTCCTGTCAAGAGCTCCATAATCACCACACCGAAGCTATAAACATCACTCTTATCCGTAAATTGGCTTGATTGGAAATACTCAGGGTCCAAATAGCCAAATGTACCATGTACCATTGTAGTAACATGTGTTTGGTCAATGGCAACTGATTTTGAAGTTCCAAAATTTGCTACTTTTGCTCTCAACTTTTCATCTAAGAGTATGTTTGATGATTTGATGTCTCGGTGGTAAATGGGAAAGGAAGCTGCGGAGTGTAAATAGGAAAGAGCTCCCGCAATTTCTGTTGCAATACGCAAGCGCATTTCCCATGTAAAAAGAAATTCCTCATTTTGGTCATGAATGTACTCGGACAGTGTACCATTGGGTATGAATTCATAAACCAGAAGTGGAACTTCGGTCTCTAAACAGCATCCAAGTAGTTTAACCACATTCCTATGGTTAATTTGGGAAAGAATGATAACCTCATTAATGAATTCAGTGAGTTTATCTTCATCAACTATTTTAGACTTCTTTACAGCAACAATTTTACCATCTGCCAACATTCCTTTGTAAACAGTACCTTGGCCTCCTTGACCTAAAACTCGGTCTAGGTTGAAGTTGTCAGTGGCTTTCTGTAACTCTTTTGAGCTGAACAACTTGGTTTTTGCTCCAAAATTGAGTTCCTCTGCATATATTTGCTGTTGTAACAATAGACCACCATTTCGTTTGAAGAACTGCTTTCTACGTTTAAAGGCTTTTCTTTTCGTTATGAATTTGTATAGAAACCATGCACCAATAAGTAGAAACAATGCTCCAAGATCACTGCTAAAACCTATACAAAACTCAAGTACACATTAAATCGTCGAGCTAGTTTTTCTcttatcaaaataatttaaggaaaaaaaaaatcacatttagATGGCATTGATCAGCATGCAAAATAAGTGACGCGGTTAAAGTAACCAATAATTCTTGACCTACTTCCTCTAGCCTTTATAAGAGGTTGTCCTACTAGTCTTGTATTTAAATTGTGATTTGCAACTCAAGAATAATAATTTCTAATTCCATGTGTTGGGCATCTTCTCCCAATATATCACTACAACACATATGGGATTTTATAACTTACGATTatagcattttaaaaaaatgtcattaata
Proteins encoded in this window:
- the LOC107416615 gene encoding wall-associated receptor kinase-like 1 encodes the protein MSYVNECQTDHRGYCGGEETYVNTYGSYECQEPKVNIVLIGFSSDLGALFLLIGAWFLYKFITKRKAFKRRKQFFKRNGGLLLQQQIYAEELNFGAKTKLFSSKELQKATDNFNLDRVLGQGGQGTVYKGMLADGKIVAVKKSKIVDEDKLTEFINEVIILSQINHRNVVKLLGCCLETEVPLLVYEFIPNGTLSEYIHDQNEEFLFTWEMRLRIATEIAGALSYLHSAASFPIYHRDIKSSNILLDEKLRAKVANFGTSKSVAIDQTHVTTMVHGTFGYLDPEYFQSSQFTDKSDVYSFGVVIMELLTGQKPICLKRLEEGRSLATYFIMCMEENRLFDIIDPQILKEGKNEEMWGVANLVKRCLYLNGRYRPTMKEVATELEAIQKSIKTVADLQSYEEVEYVTTEITEPWDVSTTVGSNPSTSIDVALSLDESPLLSK